CTTGATGAATTCCGGCTTGCCGACCGCACCCACGAGGATGTCGGCCTGCTTCACGAATTCGGGGAGGTTTTCTGTCTTGCTGTGGCAAATGGTCACGGTGCAGTCGGCGTTCAGGAGCATGAGTGCCATGGGCTTGCCCAAGATGGCGCTGCGGCCGACGACCACGGCGTGCTTGCCCTTGAGGGGAATGTTGTAGGCCTTCAACAGGCGCATGATGCCGGCGGGCGTCGCGCAACCATAGGCGGGTTCACCCATCGCCATGCGGCCAAAGCCCAGGCAGGTCACGCCGTCCACGTCCTTGCGGGCGTCGATGGCTTCGAAGGCGGCGCGTTCATTGATGTGGCGCGGGACCGGGTGCTGCAGCAAAATGCCGTGCACGTCGTTGTTGTCGTTGAGTTCCTGGATCTTGTTCAGGAGTTCTTCGGTGGTGGTGTTCTTGGGGAGCACCACGCGGATGCTTTCCATCCCCACGCGCCCACAGGCGTTGCCCTTCATCTTCACGTACGTGGCGCTGGCCGGGTCGTCGCCCACCAGGATGGTCGCGAGGATGGGGGTCTTGCCCGTCTTTTCCTTGAGTTTCGCCACGCGGGCGCTGAGTTCTTCTTCAGTGGTCTTGGCGAGTGCCTTGCCGTCGAGGATGAGTGCTGCCATAATGTCTCCGGTGCGCGGGTTGCGCTGTTTTACGCCGACAAAGATAGAAAATGGAAAGGCCCCGCGGAAGGCGGGGCGGCATTAAAAAGTGTTCTGGCCGGGGTTACATCACCACGTCGAGGACGGCGGGGATGATGGCGGTTACGACGACCCAGGGGTAGGAGAGAGCGCCGCGGAGCCATCCGGTCGTCTGAATCGGGGCTCGCTGGGCCGGGGCGACCCATTCCCTGCGCGATGCCGCCTTCACGGAAATATCGAGAGCGTCCACGATTTCCTCGACGGAGGAATCGAACCGGCTCTTGTTGGCCGTGGCCTGCGATACTATGTCCATGAAATTGCGTTTCATAGCTATTCTCTTCCTACTCATAAAAATAGCAACCTCTCGGCCTCTTTGCAAGCCGTTTGTTTCTCGTTTTTTACAATGCGTGTTTTCCGTGAAATGCGTCACGCGATTCCAAGATGCCCTTTTTTGAGCGAAAAATGGCGTT
This region of Fibrobacter sp. genomic DNA includes:
- the folD gene encoding bifunctional methylenetetrahydrofolate dehydrogenase/methenyltetrahydrofolate cyclohydrolase FolD is translated as MAALILDGKALAKTTEEELSARVAKLKEKTGKTPILATILVGDDPASATYVKMKGNACGRVGMESIRVVLPKNTTTEELLNKIQELNDNNDVHGILLQHPVPRHINERAAFEAIDARKDVDGVTCLGFGRMAMGEPAYGCATPAGIMRLLKAYNIPLKGKHAVVVGRSAILGKPMALMLLNADCTVTICHSKTENLPEFVKQADILVGAVGKPEFIKKEWIKQGAVVVDAGYHPGGVGDIEKGLDDVASAYTPVPGGVGPMTINTLIYQSVESGEKYLG